From the Odocoileus virginianus isolate 20LAN1187 ecotype Illinois chromosome 20, Ovbor_1.2, whole genome shotgun sequence genome, the window AAATTTATTGCATttccacattaaaaacaaatagaaaatgtaaCTTTAAAATGACATCATTTATAATAATGAACACTATAGATTATTTTGgaataaattaacaaaagatGTGCAAGATCCTaatgcaaaaaattttaaacttcccTGAAAAATATTAAGGAAGACCTCAATAGAGAtgtcccatgttcatggatagaaGGGTTCAGCTTCGTAAATATATAGACTCTCCCCTAAATTAGCAGTTAGTCAATGAAATTCCAACCAAAACCCCAACAAGAACTCCTTGGAACTTGACAAGTTGGTCCAAATTTACATGGAAGTGCAAAAAGTCCAAGAATAACCAAGTTTCTCCTGAAGATGAAGAAtaagtggggagggggaatgaCTTGCCTTGTCAGGTAAAATGACTTattaaaaagctataaaaatacagtgaactgttggcacaaaaatagataaattgatcGATGAGAAGATAGGAattccagaaatagactcacacaaATACGAAACTTTGAAATACAACCAAGATGCCATTGCAGATAAATGGGGAAAGACAGAATTATTCTATAAAAGGGGCTGGGCAATTAATTGTctatatgaaaaaatgaaaatatcttaaagacacacaaaaatcaattctaaataaattaagaacataaatgcaaaaatccaaaCTTGCTTTTTTGGAGGAAACAAAGGAGAGCACGTTTTGGGTTCTGGGATAAATaagaatctctcttttttttaatgttatttcatAATGAGATAGTTAATAAGACACAGTGTGTCAATAGGGTTTTTGTGGAAAACAGTCTGAAACATGAATGGAATCAGACTGTCAAGGGCCTTACTGCCATATTAAGCATGCagcctttatttttgttttaactttttttggaGGGTGTGATCCCACTCTGTgtcttacaggatcttagttccctgaccagggattgaactcaggtcctgGCACTGAAAGCACTGAGCCCTAACCAATGGACAACTGGGGAATCACCAAGAAGGATCTCTTAAGCAAAGCACAAAAAGAATCACCATAAAACTGAAAGGTTGATAAGTTCAACATTAAaatccttttctttaaaagagaCCATAAGATATAAAGACAAGCCAtctaactgacaaagaattagtaCATAAGATATATGCATAGCTAAGGAAATCCTATGTATCCAGAAGAAAAAGTTAAACGATTGtatagaaaaagaaaccaaaaaaataaaataaataggcaTTTTACAGACAAAGCACAGGCAATACACATCTGAAAAATTGCTCAACCTactcgagagtcccttagacagcaaggagatcaaaccagtcaatcctaaaggaaattagccctgaatattcattggaaggactgatgctgaagctgaagctctgatactttggccacctgctgtgaagagccaagtcaatggaaaagatcctgatgctgggaaagattgagggcaggaggagaagggggcgacagaggatgagatggttggatggcatcaccggcacaatggacatgaatttgagcaaactcagggagacagtgaaggaccgggaagcctggcgtgctgcagtccatctgAACAATAACAGCTTAGTAATCAGGGAGATATAAATTCAGACCACAGTGAGATGCCATTTTACATCCACCAGACTGGCAAAAGTTTTAAAGTTGGAAAAGTTGGAGGTCATGTAGATGAACAAGAATTCTTTACTCTCTACCAGTAATGTATAATTGCTacaaacactttggaaaacaatttggcattatttcccaaagccaaacaaacctacagcccagcatttccatACCTGGTTGTACACCCAGGAGAAATTCTTACACACAAGCACTAGGGGACACTCAGCAGCAATAAGTGTCCCAAAACCGGGAGTAGGGGAAATCCAAGCATAATTGACAAGAATTATATTGTGATACAAATAGCACAACAGGAGATAACACATCAGTGAAAATTCAGGAACAAAACCACACACTGGAATATGGATGAATATTAGATATAggcattttttaaagttccagAAAACTCTGTATAACAAACCATTTTACAAAAGGAAACAATTCTAacaacatttattgtttaaatatattattcttgaacttccctggtgctccagtggttaagaatccatctgccagtgcaggaaacataggctcgatccctggtccaagaagattccacatactacCAAGCAGCTAAGGCTGTGCCCATGCTCTAGCGCCTgtgagccgcaactgctgagcctgagcaccccacagcccatgctccgcaacaagagaagcactgccgtgagaagcctgcacaccgcagttagagagtagcccctgcttgtggcaactagagaaagccctcacaccgCAACGAAGACCCCGTGCAGCTAaacattaagtaaatattttaaaataaatgtgtattatgCACATATGATCAAAGTATATAAAAACCCAAGCCAAGTAAAATGTAGGGTGGTGGTTACTTCATGAGAGAAGGCAAAGAAATGCGATAGGAAGCACTGTATAGGTAAGATGCACATTCCTCTTGATAGCCTATTTCTTAGGTTGAGTGATATGTTTGTGGGGTTCATTAAATCACACTCCATGGCCAATCGTCCTGTTACATATAATCTTTTGTACATGGTAAATATGTCCCATCTCTCACATCATGATTGGCGCCTCCCATCCACCCAAAGATACCATCCTTTTGACTCTCCAGTTCCCTTTGAAGGTTACTGATGTTCTCAAGCCCCTTGGCTAATGAGAAAAGAGATTCtatgggggtttccctggtggctcagtggtaagaatctgcctgccagtgcgggagacataggttcaatccctggtccaggaagatctcacatgccacagagcagctaagcccgtgagccgcaactactgagcctgtgctctagagcccaggagctgcaactactgagccagcttGCTGCAACGACAGAAGCCTGCgaaccctagagcccgtgctctgcaacaagagagtagcccctgctcaccacaactagagaaaatcccgggaagcaacaaagacccagcacagccaaaaataaaataaataaaatcattttttaaaagagagaaagaatgtacACACATATGCCTTGGCTCACCCATGCCCTGGCTCAGCCCTCTAAAATGATCTACTAGCTCAACTGGTCAGAAGTACAGACTAGGAGGAGCCCAGTGATAAATTTCAGCTCACAGCCTCTTGCCACAGGCTCTCTCTGGTCTCCAGTCAGACCTGACCCACTTCCCATGACCTCCTTTGGCTCCCCAACCACCTTCCAAAACTCATCCATAGTAATCAAGGTCCTCATGACAGTCCAACTTCTGAGGTCTATGGCAGGCACTTCAGATCTCACTTGTCCAAGTCATTAACAGAGGTAGGATTTGAGGGCTCAGGTAGTTAAACCTGTTCCTTCCActgcaaaatggaaatacagAAGCGACAATATCTTCTTCATAGTATTGTACTAAGAATGAATGAGGTAAGGCACAGAAAATGCTTAATGccgaagtctttgactgtgtggatcacaacaaactggaaaattgttaaagagatgggaataccagaccacctgacctgcctcctgagaaatctgtatgcagatcaagaagcaatagttagaaccggacatggaacaacagacttgttccaaatcgggaaaggagtgtgtcaagattgtatattgtcaccctgcttatttaacttatatgcagagtatatcttgTGAAATGGtgggccagatgaagcacaagctggaatcaagattgccaggagaaatatcagtaacctcagatacacagatgagacactacccttatggcagaaaacaaagaaaaactaaaaagtctctcagtgaaagtgaaagaggagagtgaaaaagttggcttaaaactcaacattcgaaaaactaagatcatggcatctggtcccatcacttcatgtcaaatagatggggaaacaatggaaacagtgacagactttattttgggggggctccaaaatcactgcagaaggtgactgcagccaggaaattaaaagacacttgctcctttgaagagcaagtgtccaacctagacagcatattaaaaggcagagacattgctttgccaacaaaggtccatctagtcaaagctgtggtttttccagtagtcatgtatgaatgtgagagttggactataaagaaagttgagcacagaagaattgatgcttttgaactgtggtgttggagaagactcttgagagtccttggactgcaaggagatccaaccagtccatcctaaaggaaatcagtcctgaatattcattggaaggactgatgctgaagctgtaactctaatacattggccacctgatgtgaagaactgactcattggaaaagaccctgatgctggcaaagattgaaggcaggaggagaaggggatgacagaggatgagatggttggatggcatcactgactcgatggacatgagtttgagcaagctcagagaattggtgatggacaggggagcccggagTGCTGCCGTCTATgatgtcgcagagtcggatacaactgagcgactgaactgaacaataaaagTACCCTAAGTGTCTACCTCCCCACCTCATAACAGAGTGCAGAGAGTTAAACTGAGATTCCACAGGTAAATAGCCTAGCACAGAGTCTCCCATCACTATTCCTTACCTGCGCTCAGTCacatctgcgaccccatggacagcagcccctccaggctcctctgtggaattttccaggcaagaatacaggagcaggttgtcatttcctcctccaggggatctatgtgacccaggaatcgaatctgcatctcctgtgtctccggcattgcagatggactctaccactgagcttccTCAGACTCCCCccttcctcatctacaaaaccCTCTTTTGAAGGCCTGAAGTTGCAGGGTCTGATGTATCTGCCGCCCCCTTATGGCCGGAAAGAGGAGTTAGGAGCCTACAACCTGAACCTTAGGTGAAAACTAGCCACCCCCAGCACTCCTTCCTCCTATCTGCCAGCTTGCACCAAAAAAAGCAATTAGTTGGCAGAGGAAGTCATCCCAGACCTCCAAATGTCTCAACAAAATCCCCTCAGTAGGGACAGATATCTTCACAGGAGGCAAGAGGAATTCTACACTGGACAGGTCATTTAACCTTCCACAGCCAGTTTCTTctttgcaaaatggggataaaactGATCTCACTGGGGTCTTGTGAGAGTTGAAAGAGATCCTGTATTTAAAACCTTAGTCTCAGATAAAactcttaattcaaaaagatacatgtacccctatgttcataccagcactatttacaatagccaggacgtggaaacaacctaagtgtccatcaaagataaatggataaaaatggtggcgctagaggtaaagaacccacctgtgaaGGCAGGAGGCAccgtaggagacgcaggttcgattcctggcaggggaagttccctggaggagggcatggcaacccactccagtattcttgcctggggaatctcatggacagaggagcctggctgcagttcatgggatcaaaaagaattggacatgactgaagagacttagcacagcacagcacagtgttacatatatacaatggaatactcctcagccacaaaaaagaatgaaataatgccatctgcagcaacatggatgcaactagaaatTAGCAGACTAAGTGAAGcaaatcacaaagagaaagacaaataccatatggcaTCACTTTTTTGTGGaagctaaaatatgacacaaaggaactcatctataaaacagaatataGATAACAGACTGGCGGTTGCCGAGGGGAAAGGGGTTAGAGGAGGAagggagtgggaggttggggttagctgATGTGAACTTTAATATAcagaatggatgaacaacaaggtcctactatatagaaCACAGACCCATAGTCAATATCCTAGGAtagaccaaaatggaaaagaatattttaaaaagaacatatatatatgtgtgtgtgtgtgtgtgtgtgtgtgtgtgtgtatgcatatatgtgtgtgtgctaagtagcttcagtcatgtccagctctttgcgacccatggactgtagtctggagcctgccaggctcctctgtccatgggattctccaggcaagaatactggagtgggttgctgtttcctcctcagggcatctttccaacccagggattgaactcgtgtctcttacttacctctcttgcactggcaggtgggtgcGTTCCCACTGGAGCTACCTGGGCAGCTATGTGTAAGTAACTAACTAACACAAGACTGTAAACCAActttacttcaatttaaaaagaaaaaaggggaaaaaatactacatgatatcacttgTGAAATTCCAAAAATAGTTGAACTTGTAGAAACAGAGATTCaaaaagtggttgccaggggctagggtTGGAGGAAATAGGGAAAAGTTGGTAAAagagtacaaactttcagttatacgATGAATAGGGTCTGAAGATCTAATGTATAATATGTTGACTATCGCTGATGATACTATGTTGTATAACTGcaatttgctaagagaatagaggggcttcccaggcggcgctagtggtaaagaacccatctgccaaaacaagagacataagagacacaggtttgatccctgggtcgggaagatcccctggaggagggcatggcaacccacttcagtattcttgcctggagaatcccacggacagaggagcctggcaggctacagtccatagaatcacaaagactcggacacgactgaagcaactttgtatatatgcacacaagaGAATAGAATTTGTGTTctcaccagaaaaagaaaaaaaggtacaCATGTAAGGTGGTAAATAAATGTGTTAGTTAACACAATGGTAGGAGTCCTTttacactatatatgtatatcaaatcttcacattgtacactttaaatatattgcaattttgtcaattacacctcactaaaactggaaaaaaagtgaCCTGCAGCATGAGTTTAGCTGGCTCAAAACATATCTCACCCATGTCCCACACACCCTTTGTATACAAgccatttaataaattttttgcaccaaaagaaaaagaaaccctagCAGACACTAACACAATATCTGACACATACAAAATAGACTGTATTTAAAAATCACCCTGATAAGCTGCAGTTCGAATTCATAAAGACTTCATTTTATTGTCTTTAATGGAAACAAGTCTTTATTAAGTCacttttaatatcagaaaaatgaaattcttaaaattatctttataataAATTCATATCCGTGCTATGgctatctttttttaatatttaaatatttatttatttggccgcctcaggtcttccctggtggtattgttcagtcgcccagtcatgtccgactctttgcgaccccatggactgctgcatgccagacctctctgcccctcaccatctcccaaagtttgcccaagttcatgtccattgcatcagtgatggttcagtggtaaagaggcACTGAGTgccttccccgatggctcagtggtaaagaatctgcctgctgccaatgcaggagacgtgcgttctatccctggatcaggacgatcccctggagaaggaaatggcaatccactccagtattctcgtctggggaatcccatggacagcgaacctggcgggctacaggccacgtgcccagagttggacacgactgaagcagcttagcagcgCGTACCCCTCCAGCCTGTTGTGGCTCACGAGCTCCGGAGCTCGCGGGcagtagttgaggcatgtgggcttagctgcttcctggcctgtgggatcttagtcccccaccagggattgaaccctgcccctgcattgcaaggtggattcttaaccactgggccagagaagtcccttttttaaaaatgacatttcctttttaaaaaatatttatttggctgcatcaggtctcagttgtggcctgtgggatctagttctctgaccaagaactgaacccaggccctgctTTGGGAACATAgggtcttagccgctggaccaccaggaagtccttgaCCATCTAAAGTCAAAGGCCCTTTATCATTAAACATGTGATTTTAAACTTTACTTGAATCTATAATCCTTACGACTTCCCTACAAGGCCTTCATTTTAAATACTCATCTGGCTACACCGGGTTTAGTTGCAGCACACTAGATCCTCAATTTtcgttgcagcttgtgggatattTAGTagcaacatgtgaactcttagttgcagcacgtgggatccagttccctgaccaggaatcaaagccaggcGTCTGCATTGTGAACAGAGTGTCTCAgtcattggactgccagggaggtctcAAGCCTTAATTTTAAAGgggaggaaatggaggcccagaaAATGGAGGAGATTTGGCCAGGATCTCAAAGTCAATGGTTGAATCCAAGCTAGAATTAATGCtcccaggaggaaaaggggagcgTTTGGGTTCCTCCTGCATGCTGGCCATGATTCTGTCACTTTGCCAATGATCCTCCTCCCGGAGCACCCTGCTCACTTCCAGCGAGCACTGCACAttgcctgcccctcccctccgccTACCACCCCTCTTCAGCTCTTTCACAACCCCACAACCCTCACGGACCACAAGACAAGGCAGAAATACAACTTTGTGACTTTATTTGGCTCTGTGAAAAGGGAGGGGGGTGTTGGTCTGGTCCAGCTAGATCCTCAGCCCTTGAAGGCAAACAGGAGGCCTAAGAGGATGCCCCAAGGACTCCGACAAAGGGTCCCTGCACCAGTAAACAGGGCCTTCTCTACGATGTTGATGACCTCGGTCACTCTGATGCTCCCAATATGGTGAAAATGGGCTAAAACACTGGTATGTTCACGAGCACAGCCCATGAGGAGGAAGGTGGTATTGAGAGACCCTGCAAGGAAGAGGGGGGCAGTCAGGGACACTTTGAAAACACAAGTGCCTTGCCCCTCCTTCCAGACACCCCTCACCAACCAGGACACCTTCTTGCCCCCCAGAGACCCAGCATCAGGCACCTTCCCCCTGTTCCCCTTGGAATTCTGTACCACGAGCACCTCTCCGAGTGCCACCCACCTCCCTCAGGGATGGAAAGGCAGCAGGCCTGGAGCAGGCATCTGAGAAAGAAAGTTTGTGTCCTCTCACCTGCCTGGAATTTCACTGTGGAACTGTAACACTTAGTAGCATCTCTGGGGCAAGACTCAGTGGAGACAAAATTTGGGAGGCAGCTCTTCGAGTGCTCGCCCACACAAGTTGGGCAACTGTGCGAAGAAAATGCTAAAGTCTTGGGAGTCCTGGCCTTGAGCTGCAATATAGCCTCCATGTTGGTGAGGTTATTGCAGAGATAGGTCCGGCAGACCCGGCTATAGGAGGCGATGGACAATCCAGGTGGCGAAACCAGGTAGGAGACTTGCGGGGGGTAAGATGAGGCTGGGCTGCAGCCTTTAAAACCCAGGATTCCCTTTCTG encodes:
- the LYPD4 gene encoding ly6/PLAUR domain-containing protein 4 isoform X1, producing MGPQHLSPMQLLCLLGAISSLPWAEALLCYEAKSSLFRAVGLHKWQWFLLRSMVCKLNEGCEETLVFIEAGTRKGILGFKGCSPASSYPPQVSYLVSPPGLSIASYSRVCRTYLCNNLTNMEAILQLKARTPKTLAFSSHSCPTCVGEHSKSCLPNFVSTESCPRDATKCYSSTVKFQAGSLNTTFLLMGCAREHTSVLAHFHHIGSIRVTEVINIVEKALFTGAGTLCRSPWGILLGLLFAFKG
- the LYPD4 gene encoding ly6/PLAUR domain-containing protein 4 isoform X3, with the protein product MVCKLNEGCEETLVFIEAGTRKGILGFKGCSPASSYPPQVSYLVSPPGLSIASYSRVCRTYLCNNLTNMEAILQLKARTPKTLAFSSHSCPTCVGEHSKSCLPNFVSTESCPRDATKCYSSTVKFQAGSLNTTFLLMGCAREHTSVLAHFHHIGSIRVTEVINIVEKALFTGAGTLCRSPWGILLGLLFAFKG
- the LYPD4 gene encoding ly6/PLAUR domain-containing protein 4 isoform X2 → MGPQHLSPMQLLCLLGAISSLPWTRKGILGFKGCSPASSYPPQVSYLVSPPGLSIASYSRVCRTYLCNNLTNMEAILQLKARTPKTLAFSSHSCPTCVGEHSKSCLPNFVSTESCPRDATKCYSSTVKFQAGSLNTTFLLMGCAREHTSVLAHFHHIGSIRVTEVINIVEKALFTGAGTLCRSPWGILLGLLFAFKG